One Peromyscus leucopus breed LL Stock unplaced genomic scaffold, UCI_PerLeu_2.1 scaffold_1668, whole genome shotgun sequence DNA segment encodes these proteins:
- the LOC114689315 gene encoding retinoic acid early transcript 1E-like isoform X1: protein MKEKMETRNLHGWNKERIKFSAQVPRFWESLHRVLCKAVLRTLRFSQQLQSCLLVAWSQEGTMTKTGAPRCNLSQNLRLLVLLSCLGSTLPADTRSLSCNVMVKTHTTPGEPCCEGQCSLDRESFLQYDDNKATPLGDLGNAVHATQMWTDIVQELEDLGHEFRKNLAETKQRMTKIHGHPTLQTIILCQLEQGQIIGTFLQFNISGNCLMLLNTMNMSWTLISLEVGDIMNEWKNDEELTKYLKNLLKISVTGSRNS, encoded by the exons atgaaggaaaagaTGGAAACTAGGAACCTGCATGGCTGGAACAAGGAAAGGATTAAATTCTCAGCCCAAGTGCCCAGGTTTTGGGAATCTCTGcacagggtcctctgcaaggctgTATTGAGGACTCTCCGATTCTCTCAGCAGCTCCAGTCATGCCTCTTGGTAGCCTGGTCTCAGGAAGGAACCATGACAAAGACTGGAGCCCCCAGGTGCAATCTTTCCCAGAATCTGAGGCTTTTGGTTCTACTGAGCTGTCTGGGGTCTACACTGCCTGCTG ACACACGCTCTCTTAGTTGCAACGTCATGGTCAAGACTCATACCACACCTGGAGAGCCCTGTTGTGAAGGACAGTGCTCACTGGATAGAGAATCTTTCCTTCAGTATGAtgacaacaaagccacacctttggGTGACCTGGGAAACGCGGTTCATGCCACTCAAATGTGGACAGATATTGTGCAAGAGCTGGAGGATTTGGGGCATGAATTCAGGAAGAACCTGGCTGAAACCAAACAGAGGATGACCAAGATCCATG GTCACCCCACTTTACAGACCATCATACTTTGTCAGCTTGAACAAGGACAAATCATCGGTACCTTTTTGCAATTTAACATCAGTGGAAACTGCCTCATGCTCTTGAACACAATGAATATGAGCTGGACATTGATTAGTCTTGAAGTTGGAGATATCATGAATGAATGGAAGAATGATGAGGAACTAACCAAGTATCTGAAAAACCTCCTGAAAATTTCTGTCACTGGCTCAAGGAACTCTTAA
- the LOC114689315 gene encoding retinoic acid early transcript 1E-like isoform X2, translating to MTKTGAPRCNLSQNLRLLVLLSCLGSTLPADTRSLSCNVMVKTHTTPGEPCCEGQCSLDRESFLQYDDNKATPLGDLGNAVHATQMWTDIVQELEDLGHEFRKNLAETKQRMTKIHGHPTLQTIILCQLEQGQIIGTFLQFNISGNCLMLLNTMNMSWTLISLEVGDIMNEWKNDEELTKYLKNLLKISVTGSRNS from the exons ATGACAAAGACTGGAGCCCCCAGGTGCAATCTTTCCCAGAATCTGAGGCTTTTGGTTCTACTGAGCTGTCTGGGGTCTACACTGCCTGCTG ACACACGCTCTCTTAGTTGCAACGTCATGGTCAAGACTCATACCACACCTGGAGAGCCCTGTTGTGAAGGACAGTGCTCACTGGATAGAGAATCTTTCCTTCAGTATGAtgacaacaaagccacacctttggGTGACCTGGGAAACGCGGTTCATGCCACTCAAATGTGGACAGATATTGTGCAAGAGCTGGAGGATTTGGGGCATGAATTCAGGAAGAACCTGGCTGAAACCAAACAGAGGATGACCAAGATCCATG GTCACCCCACTTTACAGACCATCATACTTTGTCAGCTTGAACAAGGACAAATCATCGGTACCTTTTTGCAATTTAACATCAGTGGAAACTGCCTCATGCTCTTGAACACAATGAATATGAGCTGGACATTGATTAGTCTTGAAGTTGGAGATATCATGAATGAATGGAAGAATGATGAGGAACTAACCAAGTATCTGAAAAACCTCCTGAAAATTTCTGTCACTGGCTCAAGGAACTCTTAA